tcactcactctgatgtgctctttttttctgtgaagaTTCTCAAAATGAACTCGCTCTCCTTGTGAGGGTCAAAGGTCGAGGGCACGATGACGTACTCGCCTGGCATCAGGCGCACACGCTCAGTCACCTCCCTGAGGTTGACGTAGGACTTGCTGCGCGCCGCTGAGCTGTTGTACAGGAAGAAGTCTGTGGACAGCGGCTTATTGCTGCCATGGagctgggtcaaaggtcatcagAACACCACAGACCGATAAAGACAGATGGAGAAGAATGGTGGAAATCACACAAGAGAAAGGATAAAGAGTGGGGTAGGATGAAAGTGCAAAAACGAATTAGTTCAATTTGACAACAAAGTACGCACTCACGACATATGGCACTTAAGTTCACTACCGAGCCACTGAAATAACCCTCAGTGGCGTAGGGATGCTCCCAGACTAATGCAAGTCTTTTATTTATGCAACAACTCATGAACATGCTAAAATGTCTGAAACACCTTTGAGAGAATATGGGCCTCAGGGCCTCATCAGGGCCTCATCATGAATCTGATGTTGGTAGGCTTACCTCCTTTGGAACCTGAATAAAAAGCGGgataacaaatatatataataataattaaccACATAATCAGATACATCAAATACTAAAAATAGACAGGGAACAACTGAACTGCACAAATGAATCAtaaatgatgatgaatgatgtcattggTGGCCTATGCTGATCAAATTGTATGCGCCTTTAAAGTGGGATATGTGTGGGCTCAGAATGCTATGTTTAACAGTAGGCACCTCGTAGACGAAGAAGCCGATGGTGTGGAGGACCGCCCCCATGTGGCGCTCTTTCCGTCTGCCCTTCTGCATCAGGGCTATGACCACAGTGCAGCCCCTCTGTTCATCCTCCTGTTCATCGTCCTCCTCCAGGAGACAGATGCGGTACTGAGGATTCGTCCAGAAAGTATCTGTGGAAAACAGTAGGGGTATACTTCtgtcaaaaatgaaaaatgagctTAAGGATAAGGTCATGGTGGTAGAACTTTGTAGTCACGGAGGTAGACCCTCGCTGTACCCTCAGTGGTACAATTAGGTTACCATTTTGATtatacaaaacacaacacaacacaatactacaCAGTACTTCATTAGTGTAGGGCTATACATCAAGAATGAggatatatttacatattataGATTTATTATACTGACAAAGGTAAAGGCATGGCAGAATAAATTGGCTTATTAAGTTACATAAACATCCACAAATAAAACAGACTGTATGTGTACCAGACCTCACCTGGGAAGTTCCTGCAGCCTCCAGCAGAGCAGCCCTTCACCCAGCGGCCCTCGTTAACGGTCACTGTCCAGTTACTGGTGCCGTCATCCTTAAGAGTGTCAGGGGTTAAATTACAGATCTCCAGCTTGGTGAAATTATCAAGGAAGTTCTGAAAAGACAGcctaaaaggagagagagagatggagagagatggtaaACATGACTTAGACTAGTTAAAACTGAAATCAACAAAAATGAAGGTCTGTGATCATGAGGGTTCTTGGTCAAGTAGGTTAATCTGAGATCCAACATCATCTTCtaattgtgtaagtgtgtgattgCCTTAATTGGTATTTAACACTAAAGAGCACAAAGACACTGAAAATCAGATATTGTTTGCTGTCCAAAGTGTCCTGAGGGATTACAGAAGCAGCCTAGTACCAAAACTCGCCCCCCTCGATGGGCATTAGCCTCTTTTTGTCCTGGTCGGAGTGCACCAGGGATGTCCAGTTGttggacacacaggtgggggAGGCGGATATGCCCCAGGGGTCACGCAGACGCACCAGACGAATCCGGGTGTCTTTCAAGTCCTTCTGGGCCCCCTTAGAAGCCAAACATGACTGTGTGTTAAACACAAATGGACGCTGATGAAGCAAATTTATCGGCCACACAAAACTCTCACCTCTTCAACAGCAGTGATGGAGTAGGCATGTCCTTTCACTAAGCCTGTGGAGGTTTTGGTTGTTTGTTCTCTTGAGACTACTTTCTGAGAAAAAATAATCAAGGCAAAGACAAGTggcacagaagagagagagagataggaaaaaaacactggataaaataaaaatgtaaaacatttgcGTACAGGCAACATTTAGGGTGCATATTGTAAAGGTTTGAAGTTGTTAGAAATTAACTGATTAGTTATTCAAGCTAACCCAGGTTTAGCATCCAGGTATTAAACATTATATCAACGTTATgagctatgtgtatgtgtaagtatgcACACTTTGTTTTTGGCTATTTCTATCTCATTGTACACATTTGGATGTTAAAGTGGATGAATTGGAAGGTATAGATCAGATATTACATCTGATCTGTGATCATTTTTCTATATACTTTGTCTTGTAGTACACTGAGCTTGCACACTATCATTTTTTGAAGTGTTCTAGAGAGACTCACATCTATGGAGCTGCCCATGAGGGAGCCTCTCTCCAGGGCTTTCCTCATGATTCTGAATAACTCCTTGGGCGCCTCCTCGACCTCAAAGAACTCCGTTACGCCCCCAGTGAAGTCCTCCATGGCCTCAAGTGCGTTCCCTCCTTTGAGGGCCTCATAGGAGCCATGGAGTCtggtggcagagagacaggtaaaGGTGTGGCAGTAGAGAAGTATTCTTCTCTATACTGATGTTGATAGTGGGGAAATAAAGTTTTTTATACTCCTTTTATGGGATCATCAAGCTAAAAAATTTATCTTGATTACATTTATGAGGATCTACTGAAAAGGATACGGAATATAAAACGCAGACGCATAAAAATCACAAATTATACAATATCTGtgtagaaaagaaaatgtaagcCTGGGTTCACTCACTTGGCATAAGCTTTCTCCAGGAGAGCACTCCAGAACTCATTCTTCTTCCCAGACCTTGTAAAGGCCAGCTGGTTGTTGCATGTTGGGAGccggtcatccaccacaacgtCCATCCATTCCCCATACCGCCAGATCTGAACATTACACCAAACAACTACTACCACTCACCAAGCTATGAAGCATGTTCATAGTGTAAAGATTCAGAAAATAACTGTATTGTTATTACAATAGGACACCTTACAGAGCATTGAATCATATTGTGCAGAACAATATACAAATGACCAATGCAATCGCTAATATAAAAATAGCTACTTGCACTCTTGTAACTCAAAACATGCACTTGAAATAGCAAAGCACACATTTATGGACAGAGCACATATTTATGGACATATTTATGGACAGTTGCAGACAAAACTGAAGATTATACCAAACAATTACTACCACTCACCAAGCTATGAAACATGTTCATGGTGTAAAGATTCAGAAAATAACTAAAGATTAAAATAGGACACCTGGAAGTGGAAGATGCCAGCATAGTTGTCAGTGAAGCTCTGATTTGGTGGGATGACCCTGTACAGCAGTTTCTCATTCAGTGTCAAGCAAGCGATGGCTGCTAGGAGCCAACAGTCACCTGTAGAAGGGGAAAGGAAGTTAACAGTGCTTTACCTGCAACAGAAAAGAAAGGCTCTGTGAATTCTTCTCTGTAGAATCCACGTTGCATCCCAGACACAATGCACAGGTTTCTGTTACATAAAGACCTAAGTGGTATAAAGTTTAATTTTCTCAAACATTAGCATCACTAGGGATAGGGGTGCAAGTGTTCACATCCTCCTATTTCAAGACCAACAGTGGGTTTCGATTGTTGAGGCTGACTGTATTCTCCTGATGACAAGCTGGTGCTAGGTTTAATTGGTTTCACATCTTAGGCCCTGGTCTGTCTTTCTGCCCAAGCTAAATTATTCTGTCTTAACTGCTCCCAAATGACACGTCTCATCTTTAAACAATATGGGCAAACCTGTAAAAGTATACTGAAAGTCCCTGCATCTGCATTTAATGAAAAGGATATGCACTCATTTGGAAGATAATTCAGAACAAATCTGGTGTTTGTGCCAACCCTGATTAGGAACAAAATGAGATCTGTCACATGCAGTGCAACAATCggatgtgatgtgattgtgGCCAGTCTCAGCTCCTAAAAGCATTTTGTGGAGTAATGATAGTAAACTGTGAAGGCTTTAAAGTCctgggacaggtgtgtgtgttctggtgtgcaTCAGCTCGCAACACGTCCTCTCCTTACTCCCAACTGATCCGAGAATGAGCAATGAGTCACCAGCTGCTCTGGTGTTgctgttaccccccccccccccctccactttGCTGTGTAGCCTCAGACTTGCCAGAGTTGTCAGGCCACTGAGTCTGATCCATCTGGGAGAGCCAAAATGTCACTCCTCAGTCCTGCCACCTGGTGCTCAGCTCAAGAGGAGTTTCAGAGGGACATTGATTGATCCGGGTCCAGCTTTTCAGGCTCATGTGGACCTGTCCATCAATGCcaaacccctcccccctccaactTACCTCCACTCACTCTGACCCATCTGTCCCTTTCTCACTTTTTCTGTTCACTCGCTCTAActttctgctgctgctttccttttctcactctttcacatgtGCATTCCATTCCTTCCCTCCATTTCATCCACTTTGTCTTTCCCTGCCCTCTTTCCTTTGCCTGTCATATtgtccacctttctctcttattatgtctctttcttttttcatcacatgaCATATCTTTTCACTTTTAAATATTGTACATTGAAATTGGTTCAGAATGTGAAATCCTCACCACATTAGTGCTTAACGACTGAATCTTACCAAGGTCTCCTTGGCAGATGTCAGTTCTGTTTGCTCCATCAATGATGAATTTGGGATTATCACAGATTTCCTGTTTGATGCAATCACAAAGAAAAGTACAGCTCTATAATCTGATTTTAAGGCCAGAGGTGTTGTTTTTCAGTCTAAAATTTGTCTCAATCCTGAAAGTGGCtgtaatgaattattattattattattattattattattattattattattattattattatgaaaccATGACATTTGTAGCTTTTTGGAGTAAAACATTTAGCCAACATTAATGTGTTACAGAAAAGTGTTGAGGACTAGCTAGCGTTAGTCTGGCCGTGTCCTTCCCTAAAACTGGTGACAGAACATGAGGAAATCTGCCAGCATGCCAGCATGCCCCTTCAGACCACCACTCTTACCAACACTCAGACCAACACTTAAAGCAACACACGTAGAATGTAGAATCTGCTATAAACAACTATTTTAAGTGTTATGACAGATAATACATGGATGTGAATTTGGTGACAATTTTGAAGGATTACATGACCAAATGGATGCACACATCGCACATAGAATCTTTTGGCAGACTGTCCTGCCCAGTGAGGTTATCTAGTCATTATCACTGCTTGCATGGAACTTGACACATTACCTGCACATTGCAGCCCCATTCAATAAAACCTGCGCTATAGGACCAAGGCCACATGGGTCAGTTTGGAGAGTATGTGATTCCTCAGACCACTGCTTTAAAGTGCAGTGATAGCTGATAGCTGTGTAGCTGATTAGCTTAGCAAAACTGCTGATGATTACTCTCAATGATGTTCCATGTGGGAACTGCATCGTTATAATCATGGTAGGTTAAAAGGCTTTTGTTGGGTTGAAATAACTTGTTATAAGTGTCTGATATGGCCAAATGCAATTGAATACACACATCTCgtcaaaaaagagaaacagaagctGAAAGTTGAAATTTGGACTGCGCCCAGTCATCCCAGTCATGTAAACAAtgtaaactcctcaaaaaaagaaacgttatttcggtcgattattaCTCCCCTTTAATAACACctattggtattgtattttatatcgttggaaagcctgattagtcacctttacaacgaggtacagtacttgtaaggatcgtgcattcgtggaatgagcaacacagctaaccgtgtgggtagcGGGCCAAAAAGATttgccaaaatcccctgcaatattcttctgttggtattcaGTGAGATATCGGAATGAGATTCTGGAGCCAGTGGCGATCCCATATCTCCAGAATCTGGGACCTAACTCCATCCTCCAGGATGACAACGCTCGCCCCCACAGAGGCAGGATCATCACAGAGTACCTCCAGAATTTGGGATCAGCTTGGGCGTGCTGTACGTGTCAGAGTGACCAACGCAACCATGTTGGCTGACTTGCGACAAATCCTGGTTGAGGAATGGGATGCCatcccacagcagtgtgtgaccaggctggagaccagcatgaggaagaggtgccaagct
Above is a genomic segment from Clupea harengus chromosome 15, Ch_v2.0.2, whole genome shotgun sequence containing:
- the LOC105908979 gene encoding calpain-3-like isoform X1 — protein: MKGARRVERSSEKSREKEKVITKTVKPTEAAPLVGTTLVATTCGSPGNTYSAILSRNEAVKDAKRLKNFLELRDKYVHKKVVFEDPLFPADNSSLFYSCAPPLNIEWKRPSEICDNPKFIIDGANRTDICQGDLGDCWLLAAIACLTLNEKLLYRVIPPNQSFTDNYAGIFHFQIWRYGEWMDVVVDDRLPTCNNQLAFTRSGKKNEFWSALLEKAYAKLHGSYEALKGGNALEAMEDFTGGVTEFFEVEEAPKELFRIMRKALERGSLMGSSIDKVVSREQTTKTSTGLVKGHAYSITAVEEGAQKDLKDTRIRLVRLRDPWGISASPTCVSNNWTSLVHSDQDKKRLMPIEGGEFWLSFQNFLDNFTKLEICNLTPDTLKDDGTSNWTVTVNEGRWVKGCSAGGCRNFPDTFWTNPQYRICLLEEDDEQEDEQRGCTVVIALMQKGRRKERHMGAVLHTIGFFVYEVPKELHGSNKPLSTDFFLYNSSAARSKSYVNLREVTERVRLMPGEYVIVPSTFDPHKESEFILRIFTEKKSTSEVIEGTIEADEPEEYKKKKLKPETEQKKKVKPGEPEEEQETEEEKQFRLIYQQIAGEDMEICANELRSVLNKVVAKHIELKTVEFSLESCRSMIALMDTDGSGNLNLQEFKHLWKKIKEWQVIFKRYDSDSSGTIKSNEMRNAVEDAGFHLNNQLYNIIAMRYADENMELDFDSYICCLVRLEGMFRTFKAFDKDGEGMIKLSVLEWLQLTMYA
- the LOC105908979 gene encoding calpain-3-like isoform X2, with translation MKGARRVERSSEKSREKEKVITKTVKPTEAAPLVGTTLVATTCGSPGNTYSAILSRNEAVKDAKRLKNFLELRDKYVHKKVVFEDPLFPADNSSLFYSCAPPLNIEWKRPSEICDNPKFIIDGANRTDICQGDLGDCWLLAAIACLTLNEKLLYRVIPPNQSFTDNYAGIFHFQIWRYGEWMDVVVDDRLPTCNNQLAFTRSGKKNEFWSALLEKAYAKLHGSYEALKGGNALEAMEDFTGGVTEFFEVEEAPKELFRIMRKALERGSLMGSSIDKVVSREQTTKTSTGLVKGHAYSITAVEEGAQKDLKDTRIRLVRLRDPWGISASPTCVSNNWTSLVHSDQDKKRLMPIEGGEFWLSFQNFLDNFTKLEICNLTPDTLKDDGTSNWTVTVNEGRWVKGCSAGGCRNFPDTFWTNPQYRICLLEEDDEQEDEQRGCTVVIALMQKGRRKERHMGAVLHTIGFFVYEVPKELHGSNKPLSTDFFLYNSSAARSKSYVNLREVTERVRLMPGEYVIVPSTFDPHKESEFILRIFTEKKSTSEVIEGTIEADEPEEYKKKKLKPGEPEEEQETEEEKQFRLIYQQIAGEDMEICANELRSVLNKVVAKHIELKTVEFSLESCRSMIALMDTDGSGNLNLQEFKHLWKKIKEWQVIFKRYDSDSSGTIKSNEMRNAVEDAGFHLNNQLYNIIAMRYADENMELDFDSYICCLVRLEGMFRTFKAFDKDGEGMIKLSVLEWLQLTMYA